One Rutidosis leptorrhynchoides isolate AG116_Rl617_1_P2 unplaced genomic scaffold, CSIRO_AGI_Rlap_v1 contig364, whole genome shotgun sequence genomic region harbors:
- the LOC139883182 gene encoding uncharacterized protein, whose translation MSNNVVPQSLMIPCSQVSQLETMTGRLDSTMQMGSEIGEFSHQQFSIPNTQIGSFGSQQLPLSNIQPQKMVSKSNNLGPVQVSALNKRKAPLESSSVPTVSHNLSMPNKRMVQMANRPWLQQSSQMQPVPLGSQQTQQKKLVRTESMPKKPGPSPRSQKTQTLPSPKARIDSSDSVRSKMTEQLAAALELVLEQHDNPQNKDAAFVADHASGESEGMLPSKEDSAAQKGSDGWNASEETFVNDGSATFPKFEGLDFQSSIVLPDEDVPFSDSLFARDEFLQGNGLSWVLDSDKEVAEEHEIQVAGKQDEEIPGKDERRQQPQSPKILASKIEAELFKLFGGVNKKYKEKGRSLLFNLKDRSNPELRERVMSGDIPPDRLCAMSAEELASKELSQWRQAKAEEFASMVVLPDSGLDAKRLVRKTHKGEFMVEFEQDGNPTEDVSAGANSIILPKREENQRKPKKEEAVKENRAALHRKRAGSRVKFETAGEKNNLEENEVFMIPPNDVEDAMHELMVDDGLTNLPPIVSLDEFMDSLDSEPPFVILPEAGASIPSTDYDELENASPRNPTSTAIEKDSDKDESKPVPDKDSNMDESISITASKSSEDSAKEDTSPSLGMTSGECVWEGALRLNVSSVTSVTGIYKSGEKTSAKEWPGMIEIKGRVRLAAFQKFLQELPLSRSRAIMVVHFCCKESSSEEERENIKEIAASYISDERVGIAEPTRGVELYLCPPHSNPLEMLCKILTKDQVDTLNAINDGLIGVIVWRKLVTPKHGSKKHHSSRRQDKDNNSNKTNVNSMTPKKPVPSSAGLLGKFPGSNKPEEEDDDDDVPPGFGPGVAVSTGDDDDLPEFNFSGPGTFPPSRFPSQNVSITPGTNRPVDQMRELIQKYGQSNSSSSPRNWKDNRGNGFPKWNDDDDDDIPEWQPSAPVQPIPRGQISNQFSGQHHQPLPPPPVNVMQSQKQRPLWAPPPAGQFYGAPPPPVVGTPAWHQDAPKK comes from the exons ATGTCCAATAATGTGGTGCCGCAGTCGCTAATGATTCCATGTAGCCAAGTGAGTCAGCTGGAGACTATGACCGGTAGGTTGGACTCAACAATGCAAATGGGATCTGAAATTGGCGAGTTTTCTCATCAACAATTTTCGATTCCAAACACCCAAATCGGGTCGTTTGGATCACAACAGCTTCCACTGTCCAACATACAACCACAAAAGATGGTAAGCAAGTCAAATAATTTGGGACCAGTTCAAGTATCAGCGTTGAATAAGAGAAAGGCCCCATTGGAATCCTCATCTGTCCCTACTGTTTCCCATAACTTGTCAATGCCTAACAAGCGGATGGTTCAAATGGCAAATCGTCCATGGTTGCAGCAAAGCAGTCAGATGCAACCTGTACCATTAGGTTCTCAGCAAACACAACAAAAGAAATTGGTGCGAACTGAATCTATGCCCAAAAAACCTGGACCTTCTCCAAGAAGCCAAAAAACACAGACGCTGCCATCTCCTAAGGCTCGAATTGATTCATCTGATTCTGTGAGATCTAAGATGACGGAGCAATTAGCTGCTGCTCTGGAATTGGTGTTGGAGCAGCATGATAACCCCCAAAATAAGGATGCTGCTTTTGTTGCTGACCATGCTTCTGGAGAGTCGGAGGGAATGCTGCCTTCCAAGGAGGATTCAGCAGCTCAAAAGGGGTCTGATGGGTGGAATGCATCTGAAGAAACTTTTGTCAACGATGGCTCTGCGACATTTCCAAAATTTGAGGGGTTAGATTTTCAATCAAGCATTGTACTTCCTGACGAGGATGTTCCCTTTAGCGACAGCTTATTTGCCAGAGATGAATTCCTTCAGGGAAATGGGCTTTCTTGGGTATTGGATTCTGACAAGGAGGTTGCTGAAGAGCATGAAATTCAAGTTGCGGGTAAACAAGATGAGGAAATACCTGGAAAGGACGAGAGAAGACAACAACCTCAATCTCCCAAGATTTTGGCTTCAAAAATTGAGGCTGAACTCTTCAAACTGTTTGGAGGTGTGAATAAGAAGTATAAAGAGAAGGGTAGGTCTCTTTTGTTCAACCTAAAGGATCGTAGTAATCCGGAGCTGAGAGAGAGAGTTATGTCAGGTGACATACCTCCAGACCGACTATGTGCTATGAGTGCAGAGGAACTTGCTTCAAAAGAGTTATCTCAGTGGCGTCAGGCAAAAGCAGAAGAGTTTGCTTCGATGGTAGTTTTGCCTGATTCGGGACTTGATGCCAAACGTTTAGTTAGGAAAACTCATAAAGGTGAGTTTATGGTTGAATTTGAACAGGATGGTAATCCTACAGAAGATGTTTCTGCAGGAGCTAATTCAATTATTCTTCCAAAAAGGGAAGAAAACCAAAGAAAACCAAAGAAGGAAGAAGCTGTCAAGGAGAACAGAGCTGCTTTGCATCGTAAACGTGCTGGATCAAGGGTCAAATTTGAGACTGCTGGTGAAAAGAATAATTTAGAAGAGAATGAAGTTTTCATGATTCCTCCAAATGACGTTGAAGACGCAATGCACGAGCTTATGGTAGATGACGGTTTAACAAATCTTCCTCCTATTGTTTCCCTTGATGAATTTATGGATTCCCTCGATTCCGAGCCACCATTTGTAATTTTACCAGAAGCTGGAGCATCAATACCTTCTACAGACTATGATGAGTTAGAAAATGCCTCGCCAAGAAACCCCACTAGTACTGCTATTGAGAAAGATAGCGATAAGGATGAATCTAAACCCGTACCCGATAAAGATAGCAATATGGATGAATCAATATCTATTACTGCCTCCAAGTCCTCAGAAGATTCTGCTAAAGAGGATACATCCCCTTCTCTAGGTATGACTTCAGGTGAATGTGTATGGGAAGGCGCTCTCCGACTAAATGTTTCATCCGTAACCTCTGTGACTGGCATATATAAAAG TGGTGAAAAAACATCTGCAAAAGAGTGGCCTGGAATGATTGAGATTAAGGGTAGAGTGAGACTCGCTGCCTTCCAGAAATTTCTCCAAGAGCTTCCTTTGTCACGAAGTCGTGCCATAATG GTTGTACACTTTTGTTGCAAAGAGTCTTCATCAGAGGAGGAACGTGAAAACATTAAGGAG ATCGCTGCTTCGTATATTTCTGATGAGAGGGTAGGAATCGCTGAGCCAACTCGTGGGGTTGAACTTTACTTGTGCCCACCACATTCGAATCCACTAGAAATGCTCTGCAAGATCCTTACGAAAGACCAAGTCGATACACTTAACGCCATTAACGATGGCTTAATCGGCGTTATCGTTTGGAGAAAACTAGTAACTCCTAAACATGGCTCTAAAAAACATCACTCTTCTAGGAGACAAGACAAGGACAACAACTCTAACAAAACTAATGTCAACTCTATGACTCCTAAAAAACCCGTCCCGTCTTCTGCCGGACTGCTTGGGAAGTTTCCTGGTTCTAATAAGCCTGAGGAGGAGGATGACGACGATGATGTCCCTCCTGGGTTTGGACCGGGCGTGGCAGTTTCTACCGGAGACGACGATGATTTGCCCGAGTTTAACTTTTCAGGTCCAGGGACGTTTCCGCCGTCACGTTTTCCTAGCCAGAATGTATCCATTACGCCTGGAACGAATCGCCCTGTGGATCAAATGAGGGAGCTTATACAAAAATATGGACAGTCTAATTCTAGTTCTTCTCCGAGGAACTGGAAGGATAATCGAGGAAATGGGTTTCCGAAGTGGaatgatgacgacgatgatgacATTCCAGAATGGCAGCCGTCGGCCCCTGTCCAGCCAATTCCCCGAGGGCAAATCAGTAATCAGTTCTCTGGTCAACATCATCAGCCACTCCCACCTCCTCCTGTCAATGTTATGCAGAGTCAAAAGCAAAGACCCTTGTGGGCTCCGCCTCCTGCTGGCCAGTTTTATGGGGCGCCACCACCGCCAGTGGTCGGAACGCCAGCCTGGCATCAAGATGCCCCCAAAAAGTAG